The Cryptomeria japonica chromosome 6, Sugi_1.0, whole genome shotgun sequence genomic interval ATATTCATGACACAATTCTAGATTGTATCATGCATTATACTCCTGGCATCTCTCAACCACGAGTCCATAGGATTATTAAAATAGGAATATCATAATTGAGGTTAGTACCTACCTAAAATTGACTTGATAGATTTAGGGCTTGGCCTTGATATGGGAACAATTTTATAGCAAATTTTGAGCACTCTAAATTTagatgattttttgttttgttttttttgtatgaCATTTAAGAGTTTAAATTCAGCTTTTGGGACTTAACAACATAAAGCTATCGTTTCAGCAGTTGAGTAAGAATACATGATGAATCAACGATctgtaatttttgaaaaatttcgtGTTAAAAAGTGTCCATTTAGAGGTGATGTTGATACCTACTTATACATGCCTCACTAGAGGAAGAGCACTACTAGCTGTCATAGCTAACTTTGCGCACCCACAGATACTAAaaggtacatcggattttgattttttttttcagttgTCTTCGTAGGCAACTTAACTACTCATAGCTATTGATCtgacttctgggtagtaacgatgcacgctgtggaatcagttatgcgcacaaaggtcaaaaagtacacatttcaaagtgtcgcttgatacctaactaaagatgttccagtaatcgtcaactcaaaatcgctagtacttgttgacaaatgtctcaatagtggtgcacaaatgttctaatagtggtacacaaatgggacaaatgttccaatagttgtgcacaaatgggccaattaattacaaaaaatgatcggctattggtacaaaacaaatttattaatggtgttttcactatgactgctattggggggtcaacatgacaataaggtgaggGTTATTGGAGCTAtgtatctattggtgctcttcccctaactcTACACTATAACCACCTCAAAAATTTGaactttttttggttttctttgtATGTGACTTAAGAACTTAAAGTTATTGTTCCAAGATAGTTATGAAGATTGCAAGATGATTCATTATGTGTACAAAGGTTAAAAATGATAATTTAGAGTTAAAAATCCCAAATAATCATGCATTAAAACCATCTCAAAAAATTACACAACTAATCCAATATATATCCGAGCCAAAAATCCATTTGATTTAAATACCACTGGAATGAGATTGATATTGAAGGAGGGAAACGACACAGGGCAACGGTTATCTCATGCATGTAATCAGGATTAACTGAGGTTATTAAAAATGTGTAATACCAGCTGCAATAGAGCATGTAACACTTCAACTTCATTACATAAATTTATCATCACTCTGATTTTCAGATCATGGTTTTTACATCCACCTTTGGTCTGAAACATGGAGAAATCCCCCATAGATGTCCAGACAAGGTTATAACCATTACATTTTTGTGTGGGCTGTTCTTAAATCACTCCATTGTCTTGCCTTATGCAACATTCAGGAAACAGCTTATGGGAAAATTAATTCTGGAAATGGGATGAACACATCTTTTTTCAAGCTTTGAATCTCAGTTTTATTATAAGTAGAAGGAAAAAACAATGTATAGCAGGCCAAACCCTCAAACCTTTGAACTCCTTCAAATAACTCTTCTGCAGAGAGTGATGCCATCTCCTACTGGAATTTGGCTGATTTCAATACGAGGGTCTGCAGCCAGGGCCTTATTCAGTTCAATTACAAAGTCTCTGTAAAATCTCACATATTTCCTTAATGGGGCATCGGGTGGAGCCACCACTGATCCATTCCACAGAGTATTGTCATAGCCGATCACTCCCCCAATCTTCACCAGATCAATCAGCCGCTTGTGGTAATTCAGATAATTGTCTTTGTCTGCGTCCACAAATATGAAATCGAAGGATCCATGCATTTCCTTCTGCAAAATCATACCCACAATTCCAGATTCACAATCTACCCACAAAAAATTAGCCACATTTTCAACAGTTTTTTCATTTCTGGTTAAATACAGATGAGATTTAAGCTTACATTTTCCAACATTTGATCAAGAACTGGCAGGGCAGGGCCTTCTCTGAAGTCAATTTTGTGGGCAACACCTGCCTTTTGAATTACAGGCAAACCCAATTCATAGTTCTCCCTGTTTATGTCCATTGCTAGGATCTGCAACACAAAAATCACTAAAATGTAAACTGGGAAGCCCTTAAAATTCTTTTCTCAGCCATTAAGGAACAAATGGATGCATGATTATATACCTTTCCATCATCAGGCAGGGCAAGAGCAGTGCTGAGAAGGGAGTAACCAGTATACACACCAATCTCCATGGTGTTCTTGGCATTGATGAGCTTCAACAACAGATGTAGAAATTGGCCCTCATCAGCCGAAGTAGTCATCAGATTCCTGTCAAAAAATTAGAAACCATTTTAGAAAATGAGGGAAAGGAATGCTTCAGAACTCAGACCATGAAAACCTGACATTAGGTTATTAGTAGCACAGaacacaaatttttcaaaattgggtTTTACCATGGATGCTTAGCAGTTATTTCTCTGAGCTCCCTCATTGGCTCAGGCTCGCGGGGATACACACTGGTTTCCAATATATACTGCCATACAAATACACCATAACCAAGTCAATCCAGGCACAAAAAACCTAATGTATATGCCGAATCCTCTGTAAATCAAAAGAGAAGAGGGAAACCTGATAGAGAGCATCGCTCTGAAGGAGACTCTTGTGCCCCACCTCCTGGTGGCGGCTGACCTGCTGTGTTGAATCCTTGGAAGCCTCTGCAGTTGCCATTTTCGCACCCCTGCAAATGGAATTTGATCAAAAAATTGTACTGGATTGGAGGAATGAAACTAGATTTGTTGATTCTCTGGTAATGGGATTGATTGAATGGAGCTATTATAGTGTTGGGGTTGGGCTCCACCATTGTAGGTGGGTGTTGGGCTCCACCATTGTAGGTGGGTGTTGGGCTCCACCATTGTTAGTGGGAGTAGGTGGTAAGTTGGTGGGATCGTTTTGACTGGTTAACCAGACTTCCATTATTGAGAGTTTTGGTGAGACAGGACAAGCAAATGAGGGCTGCCAGTGCTATTTTTCGTGTTCTACTGACCTTACGACTATTTTGATTCATTTTTAATACTATTCTGTAATATTGTATTCTCGAAAGGTATACCTTAGTGGTGGGGAGTTGGAGAGGAGCACAAGGAGGTTGCTTCCTAGAACTCTTCCCACCAATTTTGACCATTTTATAACATCAAACCACTCCTGCTATATGCAACACTATCCTTTTATATTTTCTTGATTATTTGAATTTGTTATTTTCTAAAGTAGGTATGATACTTATTCTCTCAAATATGTTATGATGATTTGTTTTAAGATTAGAATATAAGTGTTTTTTTTTTCTAGGTTGCCAACTTTATTATATGGTATAGAAAGATTTTATAAAGATATTAAGCATGATATTCTAAAAAGATTTGTGacttatttatttataaaatattaatatattaaaatgtaTTTTAAGCATAAAATATAAGTGTAATAAAGAGGAGACAACAAGAAGTCATCACAacaaatttcaacaatattttaagAGAACTCAATCATTTTGTATCATATTAATTTTCATTTTTGATGGGTGGATTTCCATCTTACAATATTTGTTATGCACACCATTCTTAAACATATTTACTAGTTTCATGTGAAGAATTTGTGGTCCCTTTGTATTTTATAAAGCATGAAAGGAAATGTATTTCTCTACTTCTACACAACACAACACAAATGATAATATCAACATCTAGAGCAAACAATGTGTATTTGTTAATCACATCAAACTTGCCCTTATGCTATACAATAACTATCTTTTTCATCACCAAGCTAAAATGTCCTTGTAGACTGAGTCAAGGGCTTGTACATGCTCTTTTAACACCAAACCCTAGAAACCATAACTTGCAAATTAATGACTTTCAACCTAGTAGATAGTTTCTTATACTACAATGAAGGTGGGGCTTGATTCATATCCTTTAGAGTCTCAACAAACTCTAAATCTAAATGAAGGAGTAAAGCTTCTAGGCTCTCATTGACTtctacatccactgcaacatcaaTTTGTTTCTTAAGAAAATACTTCACAATGGTTTTTTGATGTCTTATACTCTCATTATCATATAGCACTTTAGAGCTAAGAATCACGTTCACTACTTTGAACTTGCCATTGGAAGAACAATTGAATATTTTTAAAGCTAAAACCCAAACATCTTATCCCTCCAAAATCGGTCTCTTCCATTGCCCTTTTGAGCCATTAGTCATTTCTTGAAACATCCCACTAGCATAAAACTCAACCAAAATGAAACAAATCTGAAGCACTAGGTTACATCAATACGCATAACCACCGCCATTTAAAAAACTTGTAAATCTTTATGATCACCTTTCACAGTAATGATTATTATTAAACCTTTGATTTATATGTATGAGCAATCTcatcaaatatttatttttcatttatcaATCACTAATTACAAACCTAATATACTAGCCATGCCTAGATTTCCTTTTACTACTCCACTAAAATCAATTTGGCCCCTTCCCTTAATGCTTTCCATTTCTCATTCTCTTAGTTTTCTTTGTAAGTAGATAATTTTAATATGAATATTTCATAAAAGGAATTCtaacacatatatttttttaagtatatttgattcaaagatgaaaaattctTATCTTTCCTTATTTAGATCTAAATTAATTTGAGAGTTTACTAGTTATATATTGTTGGTGTGAATGTGACACTTTTTCTGCTTAGTTTGGCATTAGAATATATTCACACTTTAATTTTAAAAGCTTATTCTGGTTCTTTTCTTTTGATCTCATTTCATAAGATTtagaaaaatataatgattttATCCTTGCTAATATAGAGAGGTCAATTcttttcattatatttttattgtataattTATTTCACCTAAGGCAATATTAAATTTacaaattgcaactttaatttgtgacaatttttttaattttcttgataGATTGTTGTGCTTGTGGGTTTGTTATAATTCGAACATAGTATTAGAGGACAAAATCAACAAACCCCTTCTTAATTTTTGAAGATTTTACCATAGGGTATTCTAGGAAGCCTCTTGGAGAAAAAAAAAAGACCTCACAATTAGATCTAGAAGATGTCAAACCCCTAGAAATGCCTATCAAATTGCTAAAAATGGAGACTAGAAtattttgaggaatttttttttatAGGGTTGTACATTCTTGCAAAAAAATCATGTACAATTATGCAGGTCTATATGTCCATATAGATCTATATGTTGTCAAACTCCTCTCTATAGTTTTTTGGTAGTCTTTTTTGGCCTAATATTTCTATTAGGGTTTCAATTTAGGTTTTTGTGATTTTTTCACGTTTTTGTGATTTTTTCACATTTTCAAAGTGTTTttgaaaaaataacatttttaaagttTCATGATGGAATTTTTTACAGCCTATCAAGTTTCTTAGCCAACTCTCATGGATTGATCACCACCTTAGAAACATTTTTCTGATTAACACCACTCTATATAAGGACACTATCTATTATTAGCCATGTGACACTCCAATGCTTAGTCACCTGCTCAACAACTTCCCTTGGTAGCACGACTAGGTTCATTTGTTATTGCCTAGTGTTGCCACCTAAAATGGCTCTTTGTAGAACTCTACTAATCTCCATCGCTTAAGAAGTGTGTTAAAACCCCACCATCACCATCACTAGTGGCTCTACCACTTTATAGCTAGGTTCAAGACCAATTTTTATCCCTAGTTTCTAGCCTTTAGTCATATAGGTGAGTAGGGTCGTGATCCTATACGCCAATCCCCAAAACCAAAGCACCTAGTCACATGGTTGAAGAAGGCCTTAACCTTGGGGGGCTAATCTTTTTTACTTAATGATTTTTTGGAACACTTTCACAAAATTAGACATAAATTGGGCATATGGTgtcaattttttaaataaataagaaaaaaaagatAGTTATACAATCTACATAGTCATTGGATTATGTTCTTTATATTATTCACTAGGTAAACAAAATTTAGTTAAAAGTGAACGCTTTTTTTGTTACTACCTTAACAATTGGAAAAAAGGTTTACTTTTCTTGCTATGGAGGGATTCATTTTCTTCTTAAAATATATTAAAGGATTAGAAAATACTCAATTGATTATTAGGCATGTATAAAAACTACTTTTTCATAGTCATCTTTTTAGGATCATTATGCACAtatgaccaccatattttgacctaaataaaagtatttttttaaaattattttggaaAAGATGCGTAACTTAATAAATATTGATGaggatattaatttttaattttatttctaaatatatattttttaattttacatTTGTCTTTATTGTTGTTTTGAAAGCCCCTCGTGTATGAAAACCATAATTTGCCCTAAActaatcattttttgaatttttttattaggTAATGAATTGTGTGTAGATCAAggtgtcatataattttttttacatataaCATAGAAACTAAAGTTATAAAAAAT includes:
- the LOC131037743 gene encoding caffeoyl-CoA O-methyltransferase; the encoded protein is MATAEASKDSTQQVSRHQEVGHKSLLQSDALYQYILETSVYPREPEPMRELREITAKHPWNLMTTSADEGQFLHLLLKLINAKNTMEIGVYTGYSLLSTALALPDDGKILAMDINRENYELGLPVIQKAGVAHKIDFREGPALPVLDQMLENKEMHGSFDFIFVDADKDNYLNYHKRLIDLVKIGGVIGYDNTLWNGSVVAPPDAPLRKYVRFYRDFVIELNKALAADPRIEISQIPVGDGITLCRRVI